From the Accumulibacter sp. genome, one window contains:
- a CDS encoding universal stress protein, which produces MTSARTILVATDLSAPARHAVERAFLLAASSGSELCILHAMELDALDSLREMWGDDVSAVKAALNSDARKHLDELTSAAAIRRGVAARTCIAEGKPLNAIAAEADALDARLVVIGARGESPLRHTVLGPTAARLLRKSSQRPVLVVKNEPHATYGCVLVAVDFSPVSLEAVRLARRWAPKADLVLLHAFELPYEGKLRLAGVDAQEIRRYVTSSSENRRERLHELAATAGLAPAEYLVRVIHGDPAQQIIGVAQELASDLIVIGKHGSHLVEEFLLGSVTKHVLAESRCDVLVICDPRDAPDESP; this is translated from the coding sequence ATGACGAGCGCGCGGACGATTCTCGTCGCCACCGATCTTTCCGCGCCGGCGCGCCATGCGGTCGAGCGCGCGTTTCTGCTGGCTGCCAGCAGCGGCAGTGAGCTTTGCATTCTGCACGCAATGGAGCTGGATGCCCTCGACAGCCTGCGCGAGATGTGGGGGGACGATGTATCCGCCGTGAAGGCAGCCTTGAACAGCGACGCCCGCAAGCACCTCGATGAGCTCACCAGCGCCGCAGCGATCCGTCGTGGCGTTGCTGCGCGCACGTGCATCGCCGAGGGGAAGCCGCTGAACGCGATCGCTGCCGAAGCCGACGCGCTGGATGCGCGTCTGGTGGTCATCGGCGCGCGTGGCGAGTCGCCGCTGCGCCACACTGTACTGGGGCCGACGGCAGCCCGGCTGCTGCGCAAGTCGTCACAGCGTCCGGTTCTCGTCGTGAAGAATGAACCCCACGCAACATACGGCTGCGTCCTGGTTGCTGTGGATTTCTCGCCGGTGTCGCTCGAGGCGGTTCGCCTGGCAAGGCGCTGGGCGCCAAAGGCCGATCTGGTCTTGTTGCACGCGTTCGAGTTGCCTTACGAGGGCAAGTTGCGGCTTGCAGGTGTCGACGCGCAGGAGATCCGCCGGTACGTCACAAGCAGCAGCGAGAACCGCCGCGAACGCTTGCACGAGCTGGCGGCAACCGCCGGTCTGGCGCCGGCGGAGTATCTGGTCCGGGTCATTCATGGCGATCCTGCGCAGCAGATCATCGGCGTCGCGCAGGAGCTTGCCAGCGACCTGATCGTCATCGGCAAGCACGGATCGCATCTCGTCGAGGAATTCCTGCTCGGTAGCGTGACCAAGCACGTGCTGGCGGAGTCGCGATGCGATGTGCTGGTCATCTGCGACCCGCGTGATGCGCCTGACGAATCGCCATGA
- a CDS encoding hemolysin family protein has translation MPDILLTALLMVVCLIAEGFFSGSELGIVSADRMKLRHDAAKGSRGARMALEMLEKRPEWLLSTTLVGTNIAVVANSTIATALMIQLFGDAGSWLAVILVAPLIWVFGEIVPKSVFQQRADVITPYVIYILRFFSILFAPILIVFVTLSKFLSRLAGARDEHNPFTLREQIQSMVQMPPQEGGDIQQIEKTMIRRMFNFSETTVYKVMVPLIDVTAIDRRCTVGEAVRLAVDSAHVRLPVYDGRIDRVIGVLNTMDLLGVDAATPIEGFVGPTRYVPASKSAESMLVELRKDGDAMAVVMDEFGGAEGIVTIEDIIEEVVEDIEDEYDRQEKPAEWFRKLGHHDYVVSARANPQLLVEKLGLKLPGEGSHDTLSGFLLEFAREIPKPGTTIEVEGIRFTIQRATPQVIQEVQIRW, from the coding sequence ATGCCTGATATCCTGCTCACGGCCCTGCTGATGGTCGTCTGCCTGATCGCCGAGGGCTTCTTCTCGGGCTCGGAACTCGGCATCGTCAGCGCCGACCGCATGAAACTGCGCCACGATGCCGCCAAGGGATCGCGTGGCGCGCGGATGGCGCTCGAAATGCTCGAGAAGCGGCCCGAGTGGCTGCTGTCGACGACACTCGTCGGGACCAACATCGCTGTCGTCGCCAACTCGACGATCGCCACCGCGCTGATGATCCAGCTTTTCGGCGATGCCGGCAGCTGGTTGGCGGTCATCCTCGTCGCTCCGCTGATCTGGGTTTTCGGCGAGATCGTCCCGAAGAGCGTCTTCCAGCAGCGCGCCGACGTGATCACGCCGTACGTCATCTACATCCTGCGCTTCTTCTCGATCCTGTTCGCGCCGATCCTGATCGTCTTCGTCACGCTGTCGAAGTTCCTTTCGCGCCTCGCCGGCGCGCGCGATGAGCACAACCCCTTCACCCTGCGCGAACAGATCCAGAGCATGGTGCAGATGCCGCCACAGGAAGGGGGCGACATCCAGCAGATCGAGAAGACGATGATCCGCCGCATGTTCAACTTTTCCGAGACCACCGTCTACAAGGTGATGGTGCCGCTGATCGACGTCACCGCCATCGACAGGCGGTGCACGGTCGGTGAGGCGGTGCGCCTGGCGGTCGACAGCGCGCACGTCCGCTTGCCGGTGTACGACGGCCGCATCGACCGCGTCATCGGCGTGCTCAACACGATGGACCTGCTCGGCGTCGATGCCGCGACGCCGATCGAGGGATTCGTCGGTCCGACCCGCTACGTGCCGGCGAGCAAGAGCGCCGAGTCGATGCTTGTCGAGCTGCGCAAGGACGGCGATGCGATGGCGGTGGTGATGGATGAGTTCGGCGGCGCCGAGGGCATCGTCACCATCGAGGACATCATCGAGGAAGTGGTCGAGGACATCGAGGACGAGTACGATCGGCAGGAGAAACCGGCGGAGTGGTTCCGCAAGCTCGGACATCACGACTACGTCGTCAGCGCCCGCGCCAACCCGCAGTTGCTGGTCGAGAAACTCGGCCTGAAGCTGCCCGGCGAGGGCAGCCACGACACGCTTTCCGGTTTCCTGCTCGAATTCGCGCGCGAGATTCCCAAGCCGGGGACGACGATCGAGGTCGAAGGCATCCGGTTCACCATCCAGCGCGCGACGCCGCAGGTCATCCAGGAGGTTCAGATTCGCTGGTAG
- a CDS encoding TrkH family potassium uptake protein, with protein MIDRFAPVLHILGILIIGFGGLMLLPLGLSWLTADGAHSAYDEAVLITLAAGGLLTFTARHQKREMRVRESFLLVALIWALLPAFGALPLYLHIRELSWTDAYFEAVSGLTATGATVLSGLDHLPLSINFWRTFMHWVGGLGVVVLAVAILPLLGFGGRSMLKAETPGPMKDSKITPRLTETAKGLWVVYVILTTACGISLYHAGMSPWDAMMHAFSVMGLGGFSTKDASLGHFASLEIEIVVTFFALLAGINYSTHFLALSKRSLRVYRFDVEAHYFLGFLAFSSLALTLYLMPDGIYEDFLTTFRYVAFHSVSLATSLGFATTDYAQWPLFAQLWILFLGSFVACSGSAGGGIKMMRAVILYKQVFRELMRAMHPRGLQSVRFGTSVVPDHVLHSILGFLFIYVVSIVSLTLLMVATRLDVITAFSAVVACINNTGPGLNLVGPTTTYAVLSDFQTWICTWAMLLGRLEIFTLLVLLMPAFWRR; from the coding sequence ATGATCGACCGCTTCGCGCCCGTCCTGCACATTCTCGGCATCCTGATCATCGGCTTCGGCGGGCTGATGCTGCTGCCGCTCGGCCTGTCGTGGCTGACCGCCGACGGCGCCCACAGTGCCTACGACGAAGCCGTCCTGATCACGCTGGCCGCAGGCGGGCTGCTGACCTTCACGGCGCGCCACCAGAAGCGAGAGATGCGCGTGCGCGAGAGCTTCCTGCTGGTGGCTCTGATCTGGGCGCTGTTGCCGGCCTTCGGCGCGCTGCCGCTGTATCTGCACATCCGCGAGCTGTCGTGGACCGACGCCTATTTCGAGGCCGTGTCGGGACTGACGGCCACCGGCGCGACGGTACTTTCCGGTCTCGACCACCTACCGCTGTCGATCAACTTCTGGCGCACCTTCATGCACTGGGTCGGCGGTCTCGGCGTCGTCGTCCTGGCGGTGGCGATCCTGCCGCTGCTCGGCTTCGGCGGTCGCAGCATGCTCAAGGCGGAAACGCCGGGGCCGATGAAGGACAGCAAGATCACCCCACGCCTGACCGAAACCGCCAAAGGTCTGTGGGTGGTGTACGTGATCCTGACGACGGCCTGCGGCATCAGCCTCTACCACGCAGGGATGAGCCCCTGGGATGCGATGATGCACGCCTTCTCGGTGATGGGCCTGGGCGGCTTCTCGACCAAGGACGCCAGCCTCGGCCATTTCGCCAGCCTCGAGATCGAGATCGTCGTCACCTTCTTCGCGCTGCTCGCCGGAATCAACTACAGCACGCACTTCCTCGCCCTGTCGAAGCGCTCGCTGCGCGTCTACCGCTTCGACGTCGAGGCACACTATTTCCTCGGCTTCCTCGCCTTCAGCAGTCTCGCGCTGACCCTCTACCTGATGCCCGACGGAATCTACGAGGATTTCCTGACCACCTTCCGCTACGTCGCCTTCCACTCGGTGTCGCTCGCCACCTCGCTCGGCTTCGCCACCACCGATTATGCGCAGTGGCCGCTGTTCGCACAGTTGTGGATCCTGTTCCTCGGCAGTTTCGTCGCCTGCTCGGGATCGGCCGGTGGCGGCATCAAGATGATGCGCGCGGTGATCCTCTACAAACAGGTGTTCCGCGAGCTGATGCGGGCGATGCACCCGCGCGGCCTGCAGAGCGTGCGCTTCGGGACGAGCGTCGTTCCCGACCACGTGCTGCACTCGATCCTCGGCTTCCTCTTCATCTACGTCGTGTCGATCGTCTCGCTGACGCTGCTGATGGTCGCGACGCGGCTCGATGTCATCACCGCCTTTTCCGCCGTCGTCGCCTGCATCAACAACACCGGCCCCGGCCTCAACCTGGTCGGACCAACGACCACCTACGCCGTGCTCAGCGACTTCCAGACGTGGATCTGCACGTGGGCGATGCTGCTCGGCCGGCTCGAGATCTTCACGCTGCTGGTGCTGCTGATGCCGGCATTCTGGCGACGCTAA
- a CDS encoding YiaA/YiaB family inner membrane protein, which translates to MEPARHPIRRDTAAWRLQVWVSFGIALFVCGSGLAWLPGDDLDRAFMVMGYSFCLSSVFVLAKYVRDNAATEADTPTWSLVVWGGFALAMALTAWGLWRMDINPTWKAYLLVSWLYLISSAFTLAKTLRDAHEADRLEHGRESCATHSPADSAQH; encoded by the coding sequence ATGGAACCAGCACGACACCCGATCCGCCGCGACACCGCCGCCTGGCGCCTGCAGGTCTGGGTTTCGTTCGGCATCGCCCTGTTCGTCTGCGGCAGCGGACTGGCCTGGCTGCCGGGCGACGATCTCGACCGCGCCTTCATGGTCATGGGCTATTCCTTCTGCCTCTCTTCGGTCTTCGTACTCGCCAAATACGTGCGCGACAACGCCGCGACAGAAGCGGACACGCCAACCTGGTCGCTGGTCGTCTGGGGCGGGTTCGCGCTGGCGATGGCGCTGACTGCCTGGGGCCTGTGGCGCATGGACATCAACCCGACGTGGAAAGCCTATCTGCTGGTGAGCTGGCTCTACCTGATCTCGTCGGCCTTCACCCTGGCGAAGACCCTGCGCGACGCCCATGAGGCCGATCGCCTCGAACACGGCCGGGAGTCGTGCGCCACCCACTCTCCCGCCGACAGCGCGCAGCACTGA
- a CDS encoding cation:proton antiporter domain-containing protein → MDHLIQIILLLAVTVAIMVAFQRLRIPSSLGYLLVGLILGPHTAGPTVHVPEFKVLAEFGVVFLLFSIGLNYSLPQLHAMRHQILGLGTAQVGLTTAVVATLLWLAGLNPAVAFVIGAVFAQSSSTIIGRQLAEQGEDATAHGRLGLAISVFQDVTAVPFLVLIPVLGSATGIYALAGELGWALAKAMLAFAVVFYAVRWALRPLFHLVAERRSAELFTLTVLLVVLAAASTTSSLGLSLAFGAFLAGMMLGETEFRHQVESSIRPFRDVLLGLFFIGIGMLIDPSSLPRIWHWALLGSLLLLSSKIVVVVLIVRRSGMDALASWRTALLLAVGGEFGFALLAIALDSSVIDAQAGQVVLNAVLFSLVGGVLLIRYNHAIASGLARSVVAAPPVAEQLGGFPAPQVLIGGYGRVGHTIAVLLKASGVDFVAFDTDPKRVQQGQADGHLVLYGDIADPELLAAARAERATLAIVTVDSHAIALRAIAALCQHCPHVPVIARARDLEASSALVNAGAIHAYPEAIESSLRLGATALRMLRIPTVDIDRMLQDIRDWDYQPVLENPVEEDAK, encoded by the coding sequence ATGGATCATCTGATTCAGATCATTCTCCTGCTGGCCGTGACTGTGGCGATCATGGTCGCCTTTCAGCGGCTGCGTATTCCCTCGAGCCTGGGTTACCTGCTGGTCGGGTTGATCCTTGGGCCGCATACGGCTGGTCCGACGGTGCATGTCCCGGAGTTCAAGGTGCTGGCCGAGTTTGGCGTGGTCTTCCTGCTGTTCTCGATCGGGCTCAACTACTCGCTGCCGCAACTGCATGCGATGCGTCATCAGATCCTGGGCCTCGGTACCGCGCAGGTTGGACTGACCACGGCTGTAGTAGCCACCTTGCTGTGGCTGGCTGGCTTGAACCCGGCGGTGGCCTTCGTCATCGGTGCCGTCTTCGCGCAGTCTTCGTCTACCATCATCGGCCGGCAATTGGCCGAACAGGGGGAGGACGCGACCGCGCATGGCCGGCTCGGCCTGGCCATCTCCGTGTTCCAGGATGTGACCGCCGTGCCTTTCCTGGTCCTGATTCCGGTGCTGGGCAGCGCCACGGGTATCTACGCCCTGGCTGGCGAACTCGGCTGGGCCCTGGCCAAGGCCATGCTCGCGTTCGCCGTGGTCTTCTATGCCGTGCGCTGGGCCTTGCGCCCACTCTTCCACCTCGTCGCCGAGCGGCGTTCCGCCGAGCTGTTCACCCTGACGGTCCTGCTGGTCGTGCTGGCGGCTGCCTCGACCACCAGCAGTCTCGGGCTGTCGCTGGCCTTTGGCGCCTTTTTGGCAGGTATGATGCTGGGCGAGACCGAGTTCCGTCACCAGGTGGAATCCAGCATTCGTCCGTTTCGCGATGTGCTGCTCGGCCTCTTCTTCATTGGTATCGGCATGCTGATCGATCCGAGTTCACTGCCCCGGATCTGGCATTGGGCCCTGCTGGGCAGCCTGCTGCTGCTGTCGAGCAAGATTGTCGTCGTCGTACTGATCGTGCGTCGCAGTGGCATGGACGCGCTTGCATCATGGCGAACGGCCTTGCTGCTCGCCGTCGGCGGTGAGTTTGGTTTCGCGCTCCTTGCCATCGCGCTGGACAGCAGCGTGATCGATGCGCAGGCCGGTCAGGTCGTGCTCAATGCCGTCCTCTTCTCCCTGGTCGGAGGCGTCCTGCTCATCCGCTACAACCATGCGATCGCCTCCGGTCTGGCCCGGTCGGTCGTTGCCGCCCCTCCCGTGGCAGAGCAGTTGGGCGGCTTTCCCGCACCCCAAGTGCTGATCGGCGGCTACGGGCGCGTGGGCCATACCATCGCGGTACTGCTGAAGGCGAGCGGTGTCGATTTCGTGGCGTTCGACACCGATCCAAAGCGGGTGCAGCAAGGGCAGGCCGACGGGCATCTGGTGCTCTATGGCGACATTGCCGATCCGGAGCTGCTTGCAGCGGCCAGGGCCGAGCGCGCCACGCTGGCCATCGTCACCGTCGACTCGCACGCCATCGCGTTGCGGGCGATTGCTGCACTGTGCCAACATTGTCCGCATGTGCCGGTGATCGCGCGTGCCCGCGACCTGGAAGCCAGTTCGGCCTTGGTCAACGCCGGTGCGATCCATGCCTATCCGGAGGCGATCGAATCCAGCCTGCGCCTTGGCGCGACCGCCTTGCGCATGTTGCGGATTCCCACCGTCGATATCGACCGGATGCTGCAGGACATACGTGACTGGGACTACCAGCCGGTGCTTGAAAACCCAGTGGAGGAGGATGCCAAATGA
- a CDS encoding DUF2145 domain-containing protein: MNTGDTIRRTWRSVVLALSLACLAAPALAGQNCEARRPTVDSISRDLALAASVARQLDDLAQRDGSKVVLIARAGQDLSQYGLRYSHLGIAYRDDAVLDGRGAWRVLHKLNQCGSGRSSLYRQGLAEFFGDGLHLHEAGVVALEHELAARVIGRIKNDALLATLHEPRYNMLAYPWSGPYQQSNQWAIETLAMLAEPAVGSRAAARDWLRASGYRPTTLQIDPLKRLGARVATAHISFDDHPFGRRMAGQIETVTVDSVFDWMARSGLGKAPLRLRTMPHHVFSFTTPRPVERPA, translated from the coding sequence ATGAACACCGGCGACACGATCCGGCGGACCTGGCGCAGCGTCGTGCTGGCGCTGAGCCTGGCATGTCTCGCCGCGCCGGCGCTTGCCGGCCAGAACTGCGAGGCGCGCCGTCCGACCGTCGATTCGATCAGCCGCGACCTCGCGCTGGCGGCAAGCGTTGCCCGCCAACTCGACGACCTGGCGCAGCGCGACGGCAGCAAGGTGGTGCTGATCGCCCGCGCCGGGCAGGATCTCTCGCAGTACGGTCTGCGTTACTCACACCTCGGCATCGCCTATCGCGACGACGCCGTGCTCGACGGGCGTGGCGCCTGGCGCGTGCTGCACAAGCTCAACCAGTGCGGCAGCGGCCGCAGCAGCCTGTACCGTCAGGGCCTCGCCGAGTTCTTCGGCGACGGACTCCATCTGCACGAGGCCGGCGTCGTCGCGCTCGAACACGAGCTCGCGGCCCGCGTCATCGGCCGGATCAAGAATGACGCGCTGCTCGCCACCCTGCACGAGCCGCGCTACAACATGCTCGCCTACCCGTGGTCGGGCCCCTACCAGCAGAGCAACCAATGGGCGATCGAGACCCTGGCGATGCTCGCCGAGCCCGCCGTCGGCAGCCGCGCCGCGGCGCGCGACTGGCTGCGTGCCAGCGGTTACCGTCCCACCACCCTGCAGATCGATCCGCTCAAGCGGCTCGGCGCACGCGTCGCCACCGCCCACATCAGTTTTGACGACCATCCCTTCGGGCGACGAATGGCGGGGCAGATCGAAACGGTCACCGTGGACTCGGTGTTCGACTGGATGGCGCGCAGCGGGCTTGGCAAGGCGCCGCTGCGGCTGCGCACCATGCCGCACCATGTGTTCTCGTTCACCACGCCGCGACCGGTGGAAAGGCCGGCGTGA
- a CDS encoding calcium/sodium antiporter, producing MTDPALILGAVLLAAAGGEAFLKSILGTARHLRVPKAVVATTLAAFATSSPELTVSTVAALAGQPEIGLGDALGSNVVNVALIFGLALLYGGVQTSRQDFGRDFYLALAVPALTLVLILDGRIDRPEALLLLALFFAWLVWIVRSALRQRALAVDVETSELSAGRSLLLGVLGLGALIVAGRLFVSGATGIAAALAVDTYVIGAILVAIGTSLPELVTVILSRLRGHDDVGVGTLIGSNLFNGLAIVGVAGTLHPIAAPLTEVALTLTCGILALLLLLPSRSGLIGRDRGFALLLFYVGFIWATLTS from the coding sequence ATGACCGATCCGGCCCTGATCCTGGGCGCCGTGCTGTTGGCCGCGGCGGGCGGCGAGGCATTCCTCAAGTCCATCCTCGGCACGGCACGCCATCTGCGCGTACCAAAGGCGGTGGTGGCCACGACACTGGCGGCCTTCGCCACCTCCAGCCCGGAGCTCACCGTGTCTACCGTCGCCGCTCTCGCCGGCCAACCGGAAATCGGTTTGGGCGATGCGCTGGGGAGCAACGTCGTCAATGTCGCGCTGATCTTCGGTCTCGCCTTGCTTTATGGTGGCGTGCAGACGTCGCGGCAGGATTTTGGCCGCGATTTCTACCTTGCCCTCGCAGTCCCCGCGCTGACTCTTGTCCTGATTCTTGATGGACGCATCGACCGGCCCGAGGCATTGCTGCTGTTGGCGCTGTTTTTCGCCTGGCTGGTCTGGATCGTGCGCAGTGCCCTGCGCCAGCGCGCCTTGGCGGTGGATGTCGAGACCAGCGAACTGTCTGCCGGAAGGAGCCTGCTGCTCGGTGTGCTCGGTCTTGGTGCGTTGATCGTTGCCGGCCGCCTGTTCGTCAGCGGAGCAACGGGAATCGCGGCCGCCTTGGCCGTCGACACGTACGTGATCGGGGCGATTCTGGTAGCCATCGGCACATCACTGCCCGAACTGGTGACGGTGATCCTTTCGCGCCTGCGTGGCCACGACGATGTCGGCGTCGGCACATTGATCGGCAGCAACCTGTTCAACGGTCTGGCCATCGTTGGCGTAGCGGGTACCCTGCATCCGATCGCGGCACCGCTGACCGAGGTGGCGCTGACGTTGACCTGCGGCATCCTCGCGCTGCTCCTGCTGCTGCCCAGCCGCAGCGGCCTGATCGGGCGCGACCGCGGCTTCGCTTTGCTGCTGTTCTATGTTGGCTTCATCTGGGCGACGCTCACGTCCTGA
- a CDS encoding DUF1538 domain-containing protein, whose protein sequence is MRLGSLVRVIRELLHEAARDLAPTLIVVLIFQIFFIQRMPDSPAALIGGFAVVLLGLALFVKGLDAAIFPAGETMAFDFARRGSFLWLMFFAFCVSFASVAAEPALMAVAYKAEAVSGGSMGALTLRMVAALGVGLAVVVGVWRIVLGHSIGKYLIPGYLVVIALTAFAPPQLVGLAFDSGGVVASTVTAPLLTALGVGLATSIRGRNPMLDGFGLIAFGALAPMIIIQLYGIVFFVPAAAGSVVLLMPSDDQHQYAALEMLLDFLIMVRNLLPIIAVVLFSSFVILRRPLADPRGLAVGMVLVAVGLFMFDEGLQVGLFPLGDEMTSGLMRDGVAMWVLYLYGFLIGFATTMAEPALIALSIKADEVSLGQLKGFWLRTLVSIGVGIGIVIGCARIVDGTNIAYWLIPGYLLVLLMTRFAPRFIVPIAYDCGGVTTSTVTVPLVTALGVGLAARTPGRDPMIDGFGLIAFASLLPMIIVMSYGMLATWLLRARKPVTE, encoded by the coding sequence ATGAGGCTCGGCTCGCTCGTCCGCGTCATCCGTGAACTGCTGCACGAAGCGGCGCGCGACTTGGCGCCGACGCTGATCGTCGTCCTCATCTTCCAGATCTTCTTCATCCAGCGCATGCCCGACAGCCCGGCGGCGCTGATCGGTGGCTTTGCCGTCGTCCTGCTTGGCCTCGCGCTGTTCGTCAAGGGGCTGGACGCGGCGATCTTTCCTGCCGGCGAGACGATGGCTTTCGACTTCGCCCGGCGCGGTTCCTTTCTCTGGCTGATGTTCTTCGCCTTCTGCGTCAGCTTCGCCTCGGTCGCCGCAGAGCCGGCGCTGATGGCGGTCGCCTACAAGGCCGAGGCGGTATCGGGCGGCAGCATGGGCGCGCTGACGCTGCGCATGGTGGCGGCGCTCGGCGTCGGGCTGGCGGTCGTCGTCGGCGTCTGGCGCATCGTCCTCGGCCACTCGATCGGCAAGTACCTGATCCCCGGCTACCTCGTGGTCATCGCCTTGACGGCCTTCGCGCCCCCGCAACTGGTCGGCCTGGCCTTCGATTCCGGCGGCGTCGTCGCCTCGACCGTCACCGCGCCACTGCTCACCGCCCTCGGCGTCGGTCTGGCGACGAGCATCCGCGGCCGCAATCCGATGCTCGACGGTTTCGGCCTGATCGCCTTTGGCGCGCTGGCGCCGATGATCATCATCCAGCTCTACGGCATCGTCTTCTTCGTTCCCGCCGCGGCCGGCAGCGTCGTGCTGCTGATGCCGAGCGACGACCAGCACCAGTACGCCGCACTCGAGATGCTGCTCGACTTCCTGATCATGGTGCGGAACCTGCTGCCGATCATCGCCGTCGTCCTGTTCTCGAGCTTCGTCATCCTGCGCCGGCCGCTGGCCGATCCGCGCGGGCTGGCGGTGGGCATGGTGCTGGTGGCCGTCGGCCTGTTCATGTTCGACGAGGGGCTGCAGGTCGGGCTCTTCCCGCTCGGCGACGAGATGACCAGCGGCCTGATGCGTGATGGCGTGGCGATGTGGGTGCTCTACCTCTACGGTTTCCTGATCGGCTTTGCGACGACGATGGCCGAACCGGCGCTGATCGCGCTGTCGATCAAGGCCGACGAAGTGAGCCTCGGTCAGTTGAAGGGCTTCTGGCTGCGCACGCTGGTGTCGATCGGCGTCGGCATCGGCATCGTCATCGGCTGCGCGCGCATCGTCGACGGCACCAACATCGCCTACTGGCTGATTCCCGGCTACCTGCTGGTCCTGCTGATGACCCGCTTCGCACCGCGGTTCATCGTTCCGATCGCCTACGACTGCGGCGGCGTGACGACGTCGACGGTGACCGTGCCGCTGGTCACCGCGCTCGGCGTCGGGCTGGCCGCGCGGACGCCGGGCCGCGACCCGATGATCGACGGCTTCGGGCTGATCGCCTTCGCCTCGCTGTTGCCGATGATCATCGTCATGTCGTATGGCATGCTCGCCACTTGGCTGTTGCGTGCCAGGAAACCCGTCACGGAGTAA
- a CDS encoding helix-turn-helix domain-containing protein, whose protein sequence is MSTTVDLIALLKSELRSAGITYAALAERLGMAESSVKRMLAKRGDMPLSRIDDICRVLNLDFADLARRIADTQPLMLELTLAQEKAVVADRILLVVAICVISQLPAEEILATYELSEVQLVKALTQLDRIGIIDLRPGNRYRLKVAKGFRWLPHGPVMDFFRREVLHDYFAGGFDGESEMLMVVHGEIGRSLASSFRERLLRVGQDFSNQHLADQKLPPEQRRPYTIVIGMRSWLMAALAEMLRP, encoded by the coding sequence ATGAGCACCACCGTCGACCTCATCGCGCTGCTCAAGTCCGAACTCAGGTCCGCCGGCATCACTTACGCGGCACTGGCGGAGCGCCTCGGCATGGCCGAGTCCAGCGTCAAGCGCATGCTCGCCAAAAGGGGTGACATGCCGCTCTCGCGCATCGACGACATCTGTCGCGTGCTCAACCTCGATTTCGCCGACCTCGCGCGGCGCATCGCCGACACCCAGCCCCTGATGCTGGAACTGACCCTGGCGCAGGAGAAGGCGGTGGTCGCCGACCGGATCCTGCTGGTGGTGGCGATCTGTGTCATCAGCCAGTTACCCGCCGAGGAGATCCTCGCCACCTACGAGTTGAGCGAGGTCCAGCTGGTGAAGGCGCTGACCCAGCTCGATCGCATCGGCATCATCGACCTGCGCCCCGGCAACCGCTATCGGCTCAAGGTAGCCAAGGGATTCCGCTGGCTGCCGCACGGGCCGGTGATGGACTTCTTCCGCAGGGAAGTGCTGCACGACTACTTCGCCGGCGGTTTCGACGGCGAGTCGGAAATGCTGATGGTGGTGCACGGCGAAATCGGGCGCAGCCTGGCCAGTTCGTTTCGCGAACGGCTGCTGCGCGTCGGCCAGGACTTCTCCAATCAGCACCTGGCCGACCAGAAGCTGCCGCCCGAGCAGCGCCGTCCCTACACCATCGTCATCGGCATGCGTTCCTGGCTGATGGCGGCGCTGGCCGAGATGCTGCGGCCTTAG
- a CDS encoding P-II family nitrogen regulator, with the protein MKFSAVVLIVPEEDENRAVDILKEAGATGITIVKGKGLRHNERKTFLGLGLERKESLLLCVVEKQLAMRILRAVKMQMKMDLPGGGLAFSLPLGSVVGIGLAQMQAFRREVEEGL; encoded by the coding sequence ATGAAATTTTCCGCCGTCGTACTGATCGTTCCCGAGGAAGACGAGAACCGCGCGGTCGATATCCTCAAGGAAGCCGGCGCCACCGGCATCACCATCGTCAAGGGCAAGGGGCTGCGGCACAACGAGCGCAAGACCTTCCTCGGCCTCGGGCTCGAGCGCAAGGAGTCGCTGCTGCTCTGCGTCGTCGAGAAGCAGCTCGCGATGCGCATCCTGCGCGCCGTCAAGATGCAGATGAAGATGGACCTGCCCGGTGGCGGCCTGGCCTTCTCGCTGCCGCTGGGCAGTGTCGTCGGCATCGGCCTGGCGCAGATGCAGGCCTTCCGGCGCGAAGTCGAGGAGGGGCTGTGA
- a CDS encoding CBS domain-containing protein, with amino-acid sequence MLVAGIMKKKVVTISPMATVREALMMMKERGVKSLVVEKRHSGDAYGLIAYRDVARAVIAEDGDIDLLNVYDIAQKPALQVSQHLDVRYLARLMIQYSVKSVLVIDNNELEGFVSDTDVVGSLIDRAVGGR; translated from the coding sequence ATGCTGGTTGCCGGAATCATGAAGAAGAAGGTCGTCACCATCAGCCCGATGGCGACCGTCCGTGAGGCGCTGATGATGATGAAGGAGCGCGGCGTCAAGTCGCTGGTCGTCGAAAAACGCCACTCGGGTGATGCCTACGGGCTGATCGCCTATCGTGACGTGGCGCGGGCGGTGATCGCCGAAGACGGTGACATCGACCTGCTCAACGTCTACGATATCGCCCAGAAACCGGCGCTGCAGGTGTCGCAGCACCTCGACGTGCGCTATCTGGCTCGCCTGATGATCCAGTATTCGGTGAAGAGCGTGCTGGTGATCGACAACAACGAGCTCGAGGGTTTCGTTTCGGATACCGACGTCGTCGGCAGCCTGATCGATCGCGCGGTCGGTGGGCGCTAG